The Labilibaculum sp. sequence CTTTCCCCCTATAATCAGGTAAAACTATTAAGTCATGAATGTTTATGAGGGAAGACATCTTGAAAGTTGAAAAATTCACAAAGCAATTTGCCAAAGCAATATATTCATTCTCATTTTGTACTAAAACCCCAATATAATTAGCCTGTTTTTGCAATCCACGTACTAATTCTTGAAATGAATCGGCATGTAATGGCTTTTCACAGCCCATCCGATCCAACATATAGGCATTCATTAAATTGAACAATGCAGTCTGATGATCCGGATCATCAAGATCCAGCTCTACAAAGGAAAAAGGAAGTGTTGTCATGTTTTCTGTTTGTAAAAGCATTTACAGTTTGGAAATCTATTTTAAAATTACACTTTAAAACGCCAGGTTTCAATCTCATATTTTTTCACTCTTGTCCCCAGCATTCTCTCTGTAATGCAAAGCAATTCAGCTGCTTTTGTTACATTCCCGGCCGTAGTCGTGAGTGCGTCCCGAATCAATTGTTTTTCAAGCTGCTCAACCACAACCATCATTCCACCTTCCATTACACTGTTTGTTGAATCGGCAGTTTGAAGAGTTGGAGGTAAATCGTAACTATGAATAACATTATCTTTCGTCATTATGCACGATCGTTCAATCACATTCTCCAGTTCCCTAATATTTCCCGGCCAACGATGAACCATCAACATATTTATTGCAGATGTTGTAATTCTTTTAATTTGAAAATTATTCTTTCGGTTAAACTTATCGATAAAATGATCAACCAAAATTGGAATATCATCTCTTCTGTGTCGCAAAGGAGGAATAAATATTGGAAAAACATTAATTCTGTAATAGAAATCTTCTCTAAAATCACCATTCTCAATTAGCTCCTCCAAATTACGGTTTGTTGCTGCCACTATTCGCACATCAACCTTAATGGTTTTAGAACCACCTATACGTTCAAACTCTCTTTCCTGCAAAACCCGCAACAATTTTACTTGCGTAGATAAAGGCAAATCACCAATTTCATCGAGAAATATTGTTCCCCCATCGGCCAATTCAAATCTCCCCTTTCGCATTTGATCGGCACCTGTATAAGCTCCTTTTTCATGTCCAAAAAGTTCACTTTCAATTAAGCTTTCCGGCAATGCAGAACAATTTACTTTAATGAGCTTACGATCCTTTTGTTTGCTTTTGGCATGTATTTCCTCAGCAAATAGTTCTTTTCCAATCCCGCTTTCGCCACGCAACAAAACCGTGCTGTTTGTTTGGGCCACCCGACTTACCAATGCATACAAATCACACATTTTGCCTGAGTTACCAATAATATTATGCGGTTTTTGGCTATCGAGCTGACTTTGCAATTCTCTGTTTTGTTCTCGTAATGCTTCTAATTCTTCAAGCTTAGCTTGCTTATAACGAGCCGTTTTTGCAATCATCGATCCAACAATACTCAATAGCTGAATATCCTCATTAACAGAAATGTTGGAATTGTAAATTCTCACAACACTTAAGGCACCCATTACAACATTATCAAGCAAAAGCGGCACACAAATAAAAGTTAACTCATGTCCGTCTTTTGTAAGTTCCGTTTTAATTTTGTTGATAAAAAGTTTCGATTTTGATATTTCAGAAATAACAACAGGCCTGGCCAATTCAACAACCTTACCTATAATTCCTTCACCCAAATCGTACTTTCCCCTTGCTTGCTGCGATGCACTTAATCCATAGGCAGCCTCAATCATCATCCGGTTTGTTTGCCGATTAAAAATCGTGATAAAACTTCTTTCGGCATTCAAATGT is a genomic window containing:
- a CDS encoding sigma 54-interacting transcriptional regulator yields the protein MSLKCKKAGDECYGFNEMSLLFDISQRLLNSNELKKDLSPILACLVKHLNAERSFITIFNRQTNRMMIEAAYGLSASQQARGKYDLGEGIIGKVVELARPVVISEISKSKLFINKIKTELTKDGHELTFICVPLLLDNVVMGALSVVRIYNSNISVNEDIQLLSIVGSMIAKTARYKQAKLEELEALREQNRELQSQLDSQKPHNIIGNSGKMCDLYALVSRVAQTNSTVLLRGESGIGKELFAEEIHAKSKQKDRKLIKVNCSALPESLIESELFGHEKGAYTGADQMRKGRFELADGGTIFLDEIGDLPLSTQVKLLRVLQEREFERIGGSKTIKVDVRIVAATNRNLEELIENGDFREDFYYRINVFPIFIPPLRHRRDDIPILVDHFIDKFNRKNNFQIKRITTSAINMLMVHRWPGNIRELENVIERSCIMTKDNVIHSYDLPPTLQTADSTNSVMEGGMMVVVEQLEKQLIRDALTTTAGNVTKAAELLCITERMLGTRVKKYEIETWRFKV
- a CDS encoding GNAT family N-acetyltransferase, which gives rise to MTTLPFSFVELDLDDPDHQTALFNLMNAYMLDRMGCEKPLHADSFQELVRGLQKQANYIGVLVQNENEYIALANCFVNFSTFKMSSLINIHDLIVLPDYRGKGVGRFLMKSVKAIARKIDCCKITLEVRNDNQTAQNLYLSEGFKECNPPMYFWEATIDRA